In Apium graveolens cultivar Ventura chromosome 10, ASM990537v1, whole genome shotgun sequence, the following are encoded in one genomic region:
- the LOC141688847 gene encoding rust resistance kinase Lr10-like has translation MGGESCSATVVAIKTSSVLVLLVLCFLSCKASSAPLSCGNVSNIRCPFQLRGDDQICNGPSYEFFCENNRTILRLSPDDMQYFVEDINYDNYSILIVDPGLDKENYSSLPLYSMQEEPSISGNIQLHYLNQPVTFINCQAPAVSSQYINITSISSSSSYKYSYVVAGQMVLSQVEGDCEVTKLAWVSTDWPIVKNIETSYVTTNFTELHDGMAYGFKIDWSKIFCARCNLRAYSFCQALNADYTCFYNCDLYDMTTDAFLPLCWRQNLDGISEILNGNRLIIAVVAGLILAARFIIGLPFLGALLIYRSKKRHLSVYDSIEDFLQGQNNLMPIRYSYSDIKKITDGFKDKLGEGGFGSVYKGKLRSGLAVAVKIMGKSNATAQEFMNEVATIGRIHHVNIVQLIGFCFQGSKRALIYEFMPNGSLEKYIFPENEEEHLVSLSCKKMYEISYKVAKGIDYLHRGCDMQILHFDIKPHNILLDKNFNPTISDFGLAKLYASGDSFVTLTAARGTMGYMAPELFYKNIGGVSLKADVYSYGMLLMEMASRRKNSNPIVNETSQVYYPLWVYDQIGAGSEIEIVDANEEEKKMVKKMIIVALWCIQMKPSERPSMNKVIEMLEGDVDVLGMPPKPFLHLQEEQTEDQELLSTPLLAQTDQRTSTKKP, from the exons ATGGGAGGAGAAAGTTGTTCTGCTACTGTTGTTGCCATTAAAACCTCTTCGGTACTAGTCTTATTAGTACTATGTTTTCTATCCTGTAAAGCTTCCTCTGCTCCTTTGTCTTGCGGAAATGTCAGTAATATTAGATGTCCGTTTCAACTCAGAGGCGATGATCAGATTTGCAATGGCCCTAGCTATGAGTTTTTTTGTGAAAACAATCGTACCATTCTACGCTTATCTCCGGATGATATGCAATACTTTGTTGAAGATATCAATTATGACAACTATTCGATTTTGATTGTTGATCCAGGGCTTGATAAAGAAAACTACTCCTCTCTTCCACTCTATTCGATGCAAGAAGAGCCTTCCATCAGCGGGAACATACAGCTTCATTATCTTAACCAACCAGTTACATTTATAAACTGCCAAGCTCCTGCAGTTTCTAGCCAGTACATAAATATCACATCTATATCTTCATCGTCTTCCTATAAGTATTCGTATGTTGTTGCTGGTCAGATGGTGTTATCACAAGTGGAAGGTGATTGCGAGGTTACAAAATTGGCTTGGGTGTCAACAGATTGGCCTATTGTGAAAAATATCGAAACTTCTTATGTTACTACTAATTTTACAGAACTTCATGATGGAATGGCATATGGATTCAAAATTGATTGGTCTAAGATTTTCTGCGCGAGGTGTAATCTGCGTGCTTACTCATTTTGTCAGGCGCTTAATGCAGATTACACTTGCTTTTATAACTGTGATCTTTATGACATGACTACAGATGCCTTTTTACCACTCT GCTGGCGCCAAAACTTAGACGGCATTAGTGAAATATTAAATG GCAATCGTTTAATTATAGCCGTGGTCGCTG GACTAATACTTGCTGCAAGATTCATAATCGGATTACCGTTTCTGGGGGCCCTTCTGATTTATAGATCGAAGAAAAGACACTTATCTGTGTATGATTCAATTGAGGACTTTCTTCAAGGCCAGAACAATCTGATGCCTATACGATACAGTTACTCAGACATTAAGAAAATTACTGATGGTTTCAAAGATAAGTTGGGGGAAGGAGGTTTTGGCAGTGTATATAAAGGAAAACTGAGAAGTGGCCTTGCTGTTGCAGTAAAGATAATGGGGAAGTCCAATGCAACTGCACAGGAATTCATGAATGAAGTTGCTACAATCGGAAGGATTCACCATGTAAATATAGTGCAGCTCATTGGTTTTTGTTTTCAAGGTTCAAAACGGGCTCTAATTTATGAGTTCATGCCTAATGGTTCGTTGGAGAAATACATTTTTCCCGAGAATGAAGAAGAACATTTAGTCTCCTTGAGCTGCAAGAAAATGTATGAGATTTCTTACAAGGTGGCAAAAGGAATTGATTATTTACACCGGGGTTGTGATATGCAAATCTTGCATTTTGACATCAAGCCTCATAACATACTTCTTGATAAGAATTTCAATCCAACAATTTCAGATTTTGGTCTTGCAAAACTATATGCAAGTGGGGATAGCTTTGTGACTTTGACGGCAGCAAGAGGAACAATGGGTTACATGGCACCAGAGCTATTTTACAAAAATATTGGAGGAGTTTCACTGAAAGCAGATGTTTATAGTTACGGGATGTTGTTAATGGAAATGGCTAGTCGAAGGAAAAATTCAAATCCCATTGTGAACGAGACGAGTCAAGTTTACTACCCTCTGTGGGTTTATGACCAAATTGGCGCAGGAAGTGAAATTGAAATCGTGGATGCCAACGAGGAAGAAAAGAAGATGGTAAAAAAGATGATCATCGTAGCACTGTGGTGTATACAAATGAAGCCTAGTGAACGTCCTTCAATGAATAAAGTTATTGAGATGCTGGAAGGAGATGTTGATGTTTTGGGAATGCCACCAAAGCCTTTTCTTCATCTGCAGGAGGAGCAGACTGAGGATCAAGAGTTGCTTTCTACTCCTCTACTTGCGCAAACTGATCAAAGAACAAGTACGAAAAAACCATAA
- the LOC141688846 gene encoding spermine synthase-like isoform X4, whose translation MERDAERGLEGQVNQSQAAIPSCCLKARTFDPELQANCVSKVVSGWFSKPRTVTGNCRAGRYMFFNNPMWPGEAHSLQVEKILFREKSEYQEILVFQSSTYGKVLVLDGIVQLAEKDECAYQEMIAHLPLCSIVSPKNVLVVGGGDGGVLREISRHSSVKHIDICEMDTMVIDASMMFFPELAIGFEDHRVQLHISDAIEFLKNAPEGQYDAIIVDSSDPLGPAQELVERSFFQATARALRPGGVLCSMAESMWLHTHLIEDMITACKESFKGSVHYAWTSVPTYPSGIIGFLLCSTEGPPVDFLNPVNPIEKIDGAINNGRELRFYNSEIHTAAFALPSFLKREVSHF comes from the exons ATGGAGCGAGATGCAGAAAGAGGACTGGAAGGCCAGGTAAATCAGTCTCAGGCTGCTATTCCGTCTTGCTGCTTGAAGGCCAGAACTTTTGATCCTGAGCTTCAAGCTAACTGTGTTTCTAAAGTTGTCTCGGGATGGTTCTCCAAGCCTCGAACAGTTACAGGTAATT GTAGAGCGGGGAGATATATGTTTTTCAACAACCCAATGTGGCCAG GAGAAGCACATTCCTTGCAAGTGGAGAAGATTCTGTTCAGAGAAAAGTCAGAGTACCAAGAGATCCTAGTCTTTCAG TCGTCGACATATGGAAAGGTGCTAGTGCTTGATGGTATTGTTCAGCTAGCTGAGAAAGATGAATGTGCCTATCAGGAGATGATTGCTCACCTTCCACTTTGCTCAATCGTCTCACCCAAGAAT GTTCTAGTTGTCGGTGGGGGTGATGGTGGAGTTCTGAGGGAAATTTCTCGACACAGTTCAGTGAAGCATATTGATATATGTGAAATGGATACAATGGTCATAGAT GCAAGTATGATGTTTTTTCCAGAGTTAGCAATTGGTTTTGAAGATCACCGTGTTCAATTACATATTAGCGATG CTAttgaatttctgaaaaatgctCCTGAAGGGCAGTATGATGCTATAATTGTTGATTCATCCGATCCTCTAG GTCCAGCACAGGAACTTGTAGAACGATCATTTTTTCAGGCAACAGCAAGAGCATTAAGGCCTGGAGGTGTTCTTTGTAGTATGGCAGAAAGTATGTGGCTTCACACACATCTTATCGAGGATATGATTACTGCATGTAAGGAATCATTCAAAGGTTCTGTTCATTATGCCTGGACAAGTGTACCAACATATCCAAG TGGCATCATTGGATTTCTACTATGCTCAACTGAAGGACCGCCTGTGGATTTTTTGAACCCTGTTAATCCTATCGAGAAGATAGATGGAGCTATCAATAATGGCAGGGAACTTAGGTTCTACAATTCTGAG ATTCACACAGCTGCATTTGCCTTGCCCTCATTTCTCAAGAGGGAAGTGAGTCATTTTTAA
- the LOC141688846 gene encoding spermine synthase-like isoform X5 gives MERDAERGLEGQVNQSQAAIPSCCLKARTFDPELQANCVSKVVSGWFSKPRTVTGNSGRYMFFNNPMWPGEAHSLQVEKILFREKSEYQEILVFQSSTYGKVLVLDGIVQLAEKDECAYQEMIAHLPLCSIVSPKNVLVVGGGDGGVLREISRHSSVKHIDICEMDTMVIDASMMFFPELAIGFEDHRVQLHISDAIEFLKNAPEGQYDAIIVDSSDPLGPAQELVERSFFQATARALRPGGVLCSMAESMWLHTHLIEDMITACKESFKGSVHYAWTSVPTYPSGIIGFLLCSTEGPPVDFLNPVNPIEKIDGAINNGRELRFYNSEIHTAAFALPSFLKRELCVYSTSSVQF, from the exons ATGGAGCGAGATGCAGAAAGAGGACTGGAAGGCCAGGTAAATCAGTCTCAGGCTGCTATTCCGTCTTGCTGCTTGAAGGCCAGAACTTTTGATCCTGAGCTTCAAGCTAACTGTGTTTCTAAAGTTGTCTCGGGATGGTTCTCCAAGCCTCGAACAGTTACAGGTAATT CGGGGAGATATATGTTTTTCAACAACCCAATGTGGCCAG GAGAAGCACATTCCTTGCAAGTGGAGAAGATTCTGTTCAGAGAAAAGTCAGAGTACCAAGAGATCCTAGTCTTTCAG TCGTCGACATATGGAAAGGTGCTAGTGCTTGATGGTATTGTTCAGCTAGCTGAGAAAGATGAATGTGCCTATCAGGAGATGATTGCTCACCTTCCACTTTGCTCAATCGTCTCACCCAAGAAT GTTCTAGTTGTCGGTGGGGGTGATGGTGGAGTTCTGAGGGAAATTTCTCGACACAGTTCAGTGAAGCATATTGATATATGTGAAATGGATACAATGGTCATAGAT GCAAGTATGATGTTTTTTCCAGAGTTAGCAATTGGTTTTGAAGATCACCGTGTTCAATTACATATTAGCGATG CTAttgaatttctgaaaaatgctCCTGAAGGGCAGTATGATGCTATAATTGTTGATTCATCCGATCCTCTAG GTCCAGCACAGGAACTTGTAGAACGATCATTTTTTCAGGCAACAGCAAGAGCATTAAGGCCTGGAGGTGTTCTTTGTAGTATGGCAGAAAGTATGTGGCTTCACACACATCTTATCGAGGATATGATTACTGCATGTAAGGAATCATTCAAAGGTTCTGTTCATTATGCCTGGACAAGTGTACCAACATATCCAAG TGGCATCATTGGATTTCTACTATGCTCAACTGAAGGACCGCCTGTGGATTTTTTGAACCCTGTTAATCCTATCGAGAAGATAGATGGAGCTATCAATAATGGCAGGGAACTTAGGTTCTACAATTCTGAG ATTCACACAGCTGCATTTGCCTTGCCCTCATTTCTCAAGAGGGAA
- the LOC141692291 gene encoding thaumatin-like protein 1a: protein MALQTLLALSVVALLYTGGESATFTVVNNCPDTIWPAAYADERLPSPTGFELLSKASRNIEFPDPVISGRIWARTFCTDRCVTGDCGQGKGPCNGATGVPPATLVEFTLPGGGGQDTHDISNVDGFNLPVSMEPVGTTSCRTISCPGQINEECPADLAVKGPNDITAGCRSDCEAYKKPEDCCTGEFDNSDMCKSSRSAKYFKGKCPDAYSYAYNDPESTFNCPSGTNYVVTFCP from the exons ATGGCTCTGCAAACTCTCTTAGCTCTTTCAGTCGTTGCACTTCTGTACACTG GTGGTGAATCAGCAACGTTCACAGTCGTAAACAATTGTCCAGATACAATCTGGCCAGCTGCATACGCTGATGAGCGATTGCCATCACCAACAGGGTTTGAACTCCTTTCAAAAGCATCCAGGAATATCGAGTTTCCAGATCCAGTAATATCAGGAAGAATCTGGGCTAGAACATTCTGCACAGACAGGTGTGTTACCGGAGACTGTGGCCAAGGCAAAGGACCATGCAATGGAGCTACTGGTGTTCCACCAGCAACCCTAGTCGAATTTACCTTGCCTGGTGGAGGTGGACAGGATACCCACGACATCAGTAATGTCGATGGTTTTAACTTACCTGTTAGTATGGAACCAGTAGGCACAACATCATGCCGAACCATTAGCTGCCCTGGTCAAATAAATGAAGAGTGTCCTGCAGATCTGGCAGTAAAAGGTCCGAATGATATAACAGCTGGATGCAGGAGCGACTGCGAGGCCTATAAAAAACCAGAAGATTGTTGCACTGGTGAATTTGACAATTCAGACATGTGCAAATCATCACGCTCTGCAAAGTACTTTAAAGGAAAGTGTCCAGATGCTTATAGCTATGCTTATAATGATCCAGAGAGCACTTTCAACTGCCCTTCTGGAACTAACTACGTAGTCACATTTTGTCCCTAA
- the LOC141692290 gene encoding glucan endo-1,3-beta-glucosidase-like: MASLNIMQAIVLFLVLLPAFKPTGAQPIGVCNGRNGKNLPSEQATVKLYIDKGIKRMRLYDPLPATLEALRATNIELILDVPNTKLESLQAPAAAATWVRDNIINYSDVKFRYISVGNEVDPDTGASRYLGFVLPVMRNVHDAIVRAGLQDQIKVSTATYSGLIGPNSSPPSRGSFKGNAQGFMKPIIGFLAQNNLPLLANIYPYISYAQNPQENLEYALFKPTNVIVRDNNLEYKNLFDALLDVMYSAVEKLGGSNIKIVVSESGWPSEGGRGASVENAQTYYKNLIDHVRRNNGTPKKPGTIETFLFAMFDENNKNGVETERHFGLFNPTTQQPKYQLNFN; the protein is encoded by the exons ATGGCGTCACTCAATATTATGCAAGCAATAGTGTTGTTTCTAGTCTTACTGCCTGCTTTTAAGCCAACAG GAGCGCAGCCCATAGGTGTGTGTAATGGGAGAAACGGGAAGAATTTACCATCCGAACAGGCAACAGTCAAATTGTACATTGACAAGGGAATTAAACGAATGAGACTTTACGATCCACTTCCAGCCACACTTGAAGCTCTTAGAGCAACAAACATAGAGCTCATTCTTGACGTTCCAAACACAAAGCTTGAATCCCTCCAAGCTCCTGCTGCAGCAGCAACATGGGTTCGAGATAATATTATAAATTACTCGGACGTCAAATTTCGTTACATTTCTGTCGGAAATGAAGTCGATCCTGATACGGGTGCTTCCCGGTACCTTGGCTTTGTTCTTCCCGTCATGAGAAATGTGCATGATGCAATTGTAAGAGCAGGATTACAAGATCAAATCAAGGTTTCTACCGCCACTTACTCAGGTCTCATTGGTCCCAATTCGTCTCCTCCGTCACGTGGTTCGTTTAAAGGCAACGCCCAAGGATTCATGAAACCTATCATTGGGTTTTTAGCCCAAAACAATTTGCCATTGCTAGCAAACATTTATCCATACATCAGTTACGCTCAAAATCCCCAGGAAAATCTCGAATATGCTTTGTTTAAACCAACCAATGTGATTGTACGGGATAATAATCTCGAGTACAAGAACCTTTTTGATGCATTGTTGGATGTTATGTACTCGGCTGTCGAGAAATTGGGCGGTTCGAACATCAAGATTGTCGTATCAGAGAGTGGATGGCCTTCTGAAGGAGGCAGAGGGGCAAGTGTAGAGAATGCACAGACTTACTACAAGAATTTGATTGATCATGTTCGAAGAAATAATGGGACGCCAAAGAAGCCGGGGACTATCGAAACTTTCTTGTTTGCAATGTTTGATGAAAACAACAAAAACGGGGTAGAGACTGAGAGACATTTTGGTCTTTTCAACCCCACAACACAGCAGCCCAAATATCAACTCAATTTCAACTAA